Proteins encoded in a region of the Euzebya rosea genome:
- a CDS encoding SDR family NAD(P)-dependent oxidoreductase — translation MSTRSRVANAAYSVTMGGPRIKPPQEEELRRALGGRTVLVTGASAGIGRALALQCGRAGATVALVARREDALAELAEEIRADGGTATVHACDLSDLEALDAVAEEVLAAHGRVDVLVNNAARSIRRRVTDSFDRFHDVERTVQLNYLAPVRLMHRVLPGMLEAGAGHIVNCLTLGVLATPPKFAAYLGSKAALDAYSRSVAAELVEEGIRVTSAYLPLVRTEMIAPTASYEGVPALTAEQAANMLASAMVDRPRRLAPPAGLLLDAARIVAPTSLLTTGRALQRRFAGSH, via the coding sequence ATGAGCACCCGCAGTCGAGTCGCCAACGCCGCCTACTCCGTCACCATGGGCGGGCCCCGCATCAAGCCCCCACAGGAGGAGGAGTTGCGGCGCGCCCTCGGCGGTCGGACCGTTCTCGTCACGGGCGCGTCGGCGGGGATCGGTCGGGCGCTGGCGCTGCAGTGTGGTCGGGCGGGGGCCACCGTCGCCCTGGTCGCCCGTCGGGAGGACGCGCTGGCCGAGCTTGCGGAGGAGATCCGCGCCGACGGCGGGACGGCGACCGTGCATGCGTGTGACCTGTCGGACCTGGAGGCGCTGGATGCGGTGGCGGAGGAGGTGCTGGCCGCGCACGGGCGCGTCGACGTGCTGGTGAACAACGCGGCCCGGTCGATCCGTCGGCGGGTGACGGACTCCTTCGACCGGTTCCACGACGTCGAGCGGACCGTGCAGCTCAACTACCTGGCGCCGGTCCGGCTGATGCACCGGGTCCTCCCGGGGATGCTCGAGGCGGGGGCCGGGCACATCGTGAACTGCCTGACGCTGGGAGTGCTGGCGACCCCGCCGAAGTTCGCGGCGTACCTGGGCAGCAAGGCGGCGCTGGATGCGTACAGCCGGTCGGTGGCGGCGGAGCTGGTGGAGGAGGGGATCCGCGTGACGTCGGCGTACCTGCCGTTGGTACGGACCGAGATGATCGCCCCGACGGCCAGCTACGAGGGAGTGCCGGCCCTGACGGCGGAGCAGGCCGCCAACATGCTGGCCAGCGCCATGGTCGACCGCCCGCGTCGGCTGGCGCCGCCCGCGGGGCTGCTGCTGGACGCGGCGAGGATCGTGGCGCCGACGTCGCTGCTGACCACGGGCCGGGCGCTACAGCGTCGGTTCGCCGGCTCGCACTAG